In Amyelois transitella isolate CPQ chromosome 5, ilAmyTran1.1, whole genome shotgun sequence, one DNA window encodes the following:
- the LOC106134838 gene encoding uncharacterized protein LOC106134838 isoform X1: MDSNSNSCEMYWPKIEVDSDNEMETNRKEPKSIWTSENTLKLIETMEKECKELWDVKHPLNRDRLARQEKHEYLASMFATTAEEISRKIHNLRSQFNNELRKIKRRQMTSLSGGGELSSGGGSGWEYFDALSFLLRAPSADPLDSVDGVNLALAEFQADEEVEFGVAARANSTAKESSSPAKRPTLRVAASAPPPLPPSAHPMMWPEEPTPRLRPGINADECQIFGDFVASELRTLRSDESRKRLKRMIQKAILQIGEEEDMSING; this comes from the exons ATGGATTCCAATTCAAATTCATGCGAAATGTATTGGCCAAAAATAGAAGTAGATTCAGATAACGAGATGGAAACTAATAGAAAGGAACCTAAATCTATTTGGACATCTGAAAATACTTTGAAACTTATTGAAACGATGGAAAAAGAATGTAAGGAGTTGTGGGATGTGAAACATCCGTTGAACAGGGACAGGTTAGCGAGGCAAGAGAAGCATGAGTATTTGGCTAGCATGTTTGCGACTACAGCCGAAGAGATAAGTAGGAAGATACACAATTTAAGATCACAGTTTAATAATGAGTTGCGGAAAATAAAAAGGCGGCAAATGACGTCTCTGAGCGGGGGTGGGGAGCTGTCATCGGGAGGAGGAAGCGGGTGGGAGTACTTCGACGCGCTCTCGTTCCTGCTGCGAGCGCCCTCTGCCGACCCCCTGGACAGTGTCGACGGAGTTAATCTTGCG TTGGCGGAGTTCCAAGCTGATGAAGAAGTGGAGTTCGGTGTTGCGGCCAGAGCGAACTCAACTGCCAAAGAATCTTCCTCGCCAGCAAAAAGGCCCACTTTGAGGGTAGCAGCTTCAGCACCGCCTCCGTTGCCACCCAGCGCTCACCCCATGATGTGGCCTGAGGAACCCACGCCGAGGTTGAGACCAGGAATTAATGCAGACGAGTGCCAG ATATTCGGTGACTTCGTGGCATCAGAACTAAGGACGCTACGATCAGACGAATCAAGAAAGAGACTCAAGCGCATGATCCAGAAGGCAATTCTACAGATAGGAGAAGAAGAAGACATGAGTATTAATGGATAG
- the LOC106134838 gene encoding uncharacterized protein LOC106134838 isoform X2, with translation MPRKSKDNNEQRLLKKRLQERKRYAAIKEDPHKYELQRIKERQKYLRKKELKLIRSIKELSPEAQRLKRKKWREYNRKRRNNKRNNQNYNTESDSDNGDAGDIPSEEEIETRLFVKLEDESLSDTFITENSLLAEFQADEEVEFGVAARANSTAKESSSPAKRPTLRVAASAPPPLPPSAHPMMWPEEPTPRLRPGINADECQIFGDFVASELRTLRSDESRKRLKRMIQKAILQIGEEEDMSING, from the exons ATGCCGCGGAAAAGCAAAGACAACAATGAACAGAGACTGCTAAAGAAACGGCTTCAAGAAAGGAAACGATATGCGGCTATTAAAGAAGACCCACATAAGTATGAGCTTCAGAGAATAAAAGAAAGGCAGAAATACCTGAGAAAAAAGGAGTTAAAACTGATAAGGTCTATCAAAGAATTGTCTCCGGAGGCGCAGAGGTTGAAAAGGAAGAAATGGAGGGAATACAATAGGAAAAggagaaataataaaagaaataaccaaaattataatacagaGAGTGATAGCGATAATGGCGATGCCGGTGATATACCTTCAGAAGAAGAAATTGAGACCAGACTTTTTGTAAAGCTTGAAGACGAATCTCTGAGTGACACTTTTATAACGGAAAATTCATTG TTGGCGGAGTTCCAAGCTGATGAAGAAGTGGAGTTCGGTGTTGCGGCCAGAGCGAACTCAACTGCCAAAGAATCTTCCTCGCCAGCAAAAAGGCCCACTTTGAGGGTAGCAGCTTCAGCACCGCCTCCGTTGCCACCCAGCGCTCACCCCATGATGTGGCCTGAGGAACCCACGCCGAGGTTGAGACCAGGAATTAATGCAGACGAGTGCCAG ATATTCGGTGACTTCGTGGCATCAGAACTAAGGACGCTACGATCAGACGAATCAAGAAAGAGACTCAAGCGCATGATCCAGAAGGCAATTCTACAGATAGGAGAAGAAGAAGACATGAGTATTAATGGATAG